A segment of the Xylanibacillus composti genome:
GCCCAGCTGTCTCTTCTGCTGAAAAGCTATTTGCAGCTGAACCGCTCCGTCAGGGAAATCCAAGACAGCATGGAAAAAGAGGAAGCTGCTCAGGCCTATTACCGATTTGTCCAGGCGCTGTTCCGGTATGATCAGGATGATGACCGGGTGCTGTCCATTCTTGCGCAAGCTATGAAAACCGGCGATATCTTCAATCAGGAGTATATTCCGCAGCCGATCGTGCATCTAAGCGCCGTAACGGGGGCTGCACTGTATCGGCTGCTGGAGAGTCAGGGCGAGCTGGCGCTGGTGGGATGTACTGGTGATGCGGATTGCCAGCCGGCCTATCGCACTGACGACGGGAGCAGCTACGTATCTGTGACGTATGCCTGCAACGAGGCGAAATTGTATGAGAAGGAAACGTCCTACGACATGAAGGAAATGATCGCCTGCTTCCCGATGGGCGGAAAGTATGTCCTTGCCCTGCACGTCCTGACCAAGCTTGAATACACTCCTGCTTACGACCGCCAACTAGTCCTCGACCAGCTTTACGGCGAGAACAAGGCGATCCTGCATACACTGCACCTCTATCTGGAAAGGAGGGGACGATCATGAGCAGAGAAAGCAAGCAGCTTGCCACAGTCGAAATCGGAAACGTCACTGCCGGCAGCAGCATTAGCAGCCAAGTGAGTAATCGTGTTCAATTAGCAGCGAAAAGCCATGTTACTGGCGAAATTCACGCATTGGAGACGCGATTCAGCGATCCATCAACCTTGAAATCGAATGAGCGCATTCGGGAAGTGGCGAGCCGCTTCATCGATTTCGCTAAGCAGAATTAGCTATTGGTGTCTTGCTGGCTGGTCTGGATATTGCAGGGGAACGATGTGAGAGACGGCAGCCCGATTGTGAACGGGCTGTCGTTTGTTCGTTGACACTCTGTTTAGAGACGATAAGTGGAGCGATGTCGTGCTTTATGGTAGCAGTATCAATAATTAATAGTAGCAAGTAATTGAAATTCTTAAGATTGAGCGGGTGAAATGAGGATTAATGTACCTTTTACTAATAATAGTTACGCTCGCTTCCTCTCTTTATGGATCAAGTCCAAATTTATG
Coding sequences within it:
- a CDS encoding DUF4062 domain-containing protein, producing MLTLFISSTIRDMQVVRRTLSNQIEQQLGHQVKLSESISFDWTGEDIIQSCLREVERADIYVLMIGSQSGMMIPDHGISVTRAEYRKAKALRKPILALILYETWVLYRQASDRLSPGIVEFIDEVSQNFGRYFFKFSVSEEAAEIVRAQLSLLLKSYLQLNRSVREIQDSMEKEEAAQAYYRFVQALFRYDQDDDRVLSILAQAMKTGDIFNQEYIPQPIVHLSAVTGAALYRLLESQGELALVGCTGDADCQPAYRTDDGSSYVSVTYACNEAKLYEKETSYDMKEMIACFPMGGKYVLALHVLTKLEYTPAYDRQLVLDQLYGENKAILHTLHLYLERRGRS